A region of Streptomyces sp. NBC_00654 DNA encodes the following proteins:
- a CDS encoding 1-phosphofructokinase family hexose kinase → MILTVTLNTALDVTYAVPALVPHTSHRVSEISERPGGKGLNVARVLAALGHETVVTGFAGGRTGAVLRELLAGTAPGTPPTGSAAPAPRDALVTVAGNTRRTLAVVDRSTGDTTQLNEPGPQIGAGEWAALVGTYRELLTGADAVALCGSLPPGVHVGAYAELIRLGHTAGVPVLLDTSGEPLRRGIAARPDLVKPNADELAQLTGAREPLRAARDARRRGAHSVIASLGADGMLAATPDGVWRASPPAAVQGNPTGAGDSAVAGLLSGVAEGLGWPDRLTRAVALSTATVLAPAAGEFDGPAYAELLPRVGIERLAPAS, encoded by the coding sequence ATGATCCTGACCGTCACGCTGAACACCGCGCTCGATGTGACGTACGCCGTTCCGGCGCTCGTCCCGCACACCAGCCACCGGGTGAGCGAGATATCGGAGCGCCCCGGCGGCAAGGGGCTGAACGTGGCCCGGGTGCTCGCCGCGCTCGGCCACGAGACGGTGGTCACCGGCTTCGCCGGCGGCCGCACGGGCGCGGTGCTGCGCGAACTCCTCGCGGGTACGGCCCCGGGGACGCCGCCCACCGGCTCCGCGGCCCCCGCCCCGCGCGACGCCCTGGTCACGGTCGCCGGGAACACCCGGCGCACGCTGGCCGTCGTCGACCGCTCGACCGGCGACACCACCCAGCTCAACGAGCCGGGACCGCAGATCGGCGCCGGTGAATGGGCCGCCCTCGTCGGAACGTACCGGGAACTGCTCACCGGAGCGGACGCGGTCGCCCTCTGCGGCAGCCTGCCGCCCGGGGTCCATGTCGGCGCGTACGCGGAACTGATCCGCCTCGGCCACACCGCCGGGGTCCCCGTGCTGCTGGACACCAGCGGCGAACCGCTGCGCCGCGGCATCGCGGCCCGCCCCGACCTCGTCAAGCCGAACGCCGACGAGCTGGCCCAGCTCACCGGCGCCCGCGAACCGCTGCGCGCCGCCCGTGACGCCCGTCGCCGCGGCGCCCACAGCGTCATCGCGTCCCTGGGGGCGGACGGCATGCTCGCCGCCACCCCCGACGGCGTCTGGCGGGCCTCCCCGCCGGCCGCCGTGCAGGGCAACCCGACCGGCGCGGGCGACTCGGCGGTGGCCGGACTCCTGTCCGGCGTCGCGGAGGGCCTCGGCTGGCCGGACCGGCTGACCAGGGCGGTGGCACTGTCGACGGCGACCGTGCTGGCCCCGGCGGCCGGGGAGTTCGACGGCCCGGCCTACGCCGAGCTGCTGCCGCGCGTCGGCATCGAACGTCTCGCACCCGCGTCCTGA
- a CDS encoding class II fructose-bisphosphate aldolase translates to MPLVSTGELVSAAQAEGRGIAAFNVITLEHAEAIATGAERAGAPAILQISENAVKFHGGRLSAVAAAAAAVARASTAPLALHLDHVESVELLHRAHGEGFGSVMFDASKLPYDENVKATAEAVRWGHERGLWIEAELGKVGGKEGEAPLDAHAPGVRTDPAEAAAYVAGTGVDALAVAVGSSHAMTERTAALDHALITRLRDAVPVPLVLHGSSGVPDAEIRQAVTSGMVKINVGTALNTAFTGAVRAYLAEHPTGVDPRKYLVPAREAMAGTVAGFLRLTG, encoded by the coding sequence ATGCCGCTCGTCAGCACCGGTGAACTCGTCTCGGCCGCACAGGCCGAGGGTCGCGGGATCGCCGCCTTCAACGTCATCACGCTGGAGCACGCCGAAGCCATCGCGACGGGGGCGGAGCGCGCGGGTGCGCCCGCGATCCTCCAGATCTCCGAGAACGCCGTGAAGTTCCACGGCGGCCGGCTCTCCGCCGTCGCCGCCGCGGCCGCCGCCGTCGCCCGCGCCTCCACCGCACCGCTCGCCCTCCACCTCGACCACGTCGAGTCCGTCGAGCTGCTGCACCGGGCGCACGGGGAGGGCTTCGGCTCGGTGATGTTCGACGCCTCCAAGCTCCCGTACGACGAGAACGTGAAGGCCACCGCGGAGGCCGTCCGCTGGGGTCATGAGCGCGGCCTGTGGATCGAGGCGGAGCTGGGCAAGGTCGGCGGCAAGGAGGGCGAGGCCCCGCTGGACGCGCACGCCCCCGGTGTACGCACCGACCCGGCCGAGGCCGCCGCGTATGTCGCCGGCACCGGGGTGGACGCCCTGGCCGTGGCGGTCGGCTCCTCGCACGCGATGACCGAGCGCACCGCCGCCCTGGACCACGCCCTGATCACCCGTCTGCGTGACGCGGTCCCGGTCCCCCTGGTGCTGCACGGCTCCAGCGGGGTCCCCGACGCGGAGATCCGGCAGGCGGTCACCTCGGGCATGGTCAAGATCAACGTGGGCACGGCCCTGAACACCGCGTTCACCGGCGCGGTACGGGCGTACCTGGCCGAACACCCGACGGGCGTGGACCCCCGCAAGTACCTCGTCCCGGCCCGCGAGGCGATGGCCGGGACGGTGGCGGGCTTCCTGCGGCTGACGGGCTGA
- a CDS encoding CBM35 domain-containing protein codes for MTAGNNGASKPEDDDPFGYLYADGQAAGAQPPGQGGYGYPGPAAQPGVPRTSYNQVRTVGERQYGQQVPHQQAYGQQPPQYGQPNGQYAAPETYPGGGPTAQVPRQGGNGGGRNGGPGRGGPNTKALLIAAVAVVAVVLIGIGVALVNGDNGDKKKNEAGTTQGPAGEVKESPKAEKSKKPEAPAELPKQDAATLTLGGSAVTEKTVKGAQGAEGAYISGFNQVGASATWKANMPDSGEYALTVRYAIPAVDAFATLTVNGKANSQPIGLKNFIKSSDPEWEKNWQTTWAPVTLQKGDNEIKISCEDGNQCNVILDWVEVTPPKA; via the coding sequence ATGACGGCCGGAAACAACGGCGCGAGCAAGCCCGAGGACGACGATCCGTTCGGCTACCTGTACGCGGACGGACAAGCGGCAGGCGCCCAGCCGCCCGGACAGGGAGGCTACGGCTACCCCGGTCCGGCCGCGCAGCCCGGCGTGCCCAGAACCTCGTACAACCAGGTGCGGACCGTCGGCGAGCGCCAGTACGGGCAGCAGGTTCCGCACCAGCAGGCGTACGGCCAGCAGCCCCCGCAGTACGGTCAGCCGAACGGGCAGTACGCGGCCCCCGAGACCTATCCCGGTGGCGGACCCACCGCGCAGGTCCCGCGCCAGGGCGGCAACGGCGGCGGCAGGAACGGCGGTCCCGGCCGGGGCGGCCCCAACACCAAGGCCCTGCTGATTGCGGCGGTCGCCGTGGTCGCGGTCGTGCTCATCGGTATCGGCGTCGCCCTGGTCAACGGCGACAACGGCGACAAGAAGAAGAACGAGGCCGGGACGACGCAGGGGCCCGCCGGTGAGGTCAAGGAGTCCCCGAAGGCCGAGAAGTCCAAGAAGCCGGAGGCGCCCGCCGAGCTGCCGAAGCAGGACGCGGCGACGCTGACGCTGGGCGGATCGGCCGTGACCGAGAAGACGGTCAAGGGCGCGCAGGGTGCCGAGGGCGCCTACATCTCGGGCTTCAACCAGGTCGGCGCCTCGGCGACCTGGAAGGCGAACATGCCGGACTCCGGTGAGTACGCCCTGACCGTGCGCTACGCGATTCCGGCGGTCGACGCCTTCGCCACCCTCACGGTCAACGGCAAGGCGAACTCCCAGCCGATCGGACTGAAGAACTTCATCAAGTCCTCCGACCCGGAGTGGGAGAAGAACTGGCAGACCACCTGGGCGCCGGTCACCCTCCAGAAGGGTGACAACGAGATCAAGATCTCGTGCGAGGACGGCAACCAGTGCAACGTGATCCTGGACTGGGTCGAGGTCACCCCGCCCAAGGCGTGA
- the cdgB gene encoding diguanylate cyclase CdgB — protein sequence MEAESEPYVRLATMRQLHQAVADLNTARSLADTLQTVADGIVAGLGYELGCVNLVRPDGDLVIAAFAGNAAAEALITGRVGSRASWERRLTMGEAWDELRFIPHTEGWVLLDDDVPQWHTEGPEPRFEDEWHPLDRLYAPMYASGGKQDLLGVISVDRPRNGRRPGAWGREALQMYASQAAIAISNARLRANMQRALVRLEREQQALRASEESFRQAFEYAPSGMAIAEMGGDQHGRLLRTNDALCRLLGRPASVLRRYSFADLVHPEDIGTLLRTSAEGGRAELRLGRRDGTYLWVSLRNSVVADTADGPRFLLTHVEDIEERKRNELNLAHRASHDALTGLPNSAELRSRLSARICERPHSTATTAIEALDAAYGDVESSRAQGFQPDGYESDPVPGVGPYDHHVHTAAPDEEKDDGAKGLAVLFCDLDGFKSINDRFGHHTGDAVLIEVARRLTTCVRDGDTVARLGGDEFVVLADGLGAADAADLAVRLRNAIIPPIRVDGRAVRVGASFGIGWAECGMTVEEVLRSADQRMYVEKRSRSKVHRRAG from the coding sequence ATGGAGGCCGAGTCGGAACCGTACGTTCGTCTTGCGACCATGCGGCAGCTGCACCAGGCCGTCGCTGATCTCAATACGGCGCGGAGTCTGGCGGACACGCTGCAGACCGTGGCCGACGGCATCGTCGCCGGTCTCGGCTACGAACTGGGCTGTGTGAACCTCGTCCGGCCCGACGGCGACCTCGTCATCGCCGCCTTCGCGGGCAACGCCGCCGCGGAAGCCCTGATCACCGGACGCGTCGGCTCCCGCGCCTCCTGGGAGCGCAGGCTGACCATGGGGGAGGCCTGGGACGAACTCCGGTTCATACCCCACACCGAGGGCTGGGTCCTCCTCGACGACGACGTACCGCAGTGGCACACCGAGGGCCCCGAGCCCCGCTTCGAGGACGAGTGGCACCCCCTGGACCGGCTCTACGCCCCGATGTACGCGTCCGGCGGCAAGCAGGATCTTCTCGGCGTCATATCCGTCGACCGCCCGCGCAACGGGCGCCGCCCCGGCGCCTGGGGGCGCGAAGCCCTCCAGATGTATGCATCACAGGCGGCGATTGCGATCAGTAACGCTCGCCTCCGAGCAAATATGCAGCGCGCCCTGGTCAGACTCGAACGGGAGCAGCAGGCGCTGCGGGCCAGCGAGGAGTCGTTCCGCCAGGCCTTCGAGTACGCCCCCAGCGGGATGGCGATCGCCGAGATGGGCGGGGACCAGCACGGCAGGCTGCTGCGGACGAACGACGCCCTGTGCCGCCTCCTGGGCCGTCCCGCCTCCGTGCTGCGCCGGTACTCCTTCGCCGACCTGGTCCACCCCGAGGACATCGGCACCCTGCTGCGTACGTCGGCCGAGGGGGGCAGGGCCGAGCTGCGGCTCGGACGCAGGGACGGCACGTACCTCTGGGTCTCGCTGCGCAACTCCGTCGTCGCCGACACCGCGGACGGCCCCCGCTTCCTCCTCACCCATGTCGAGGACATAGAGGAGCGCAAGCGCAATGAGCTGAACCTCGCGCACCGTGCCTCGCACGACGCGCTCACCGGGCTGCCCAACAGCGCCGAGCTCCGGTCCCGGCTCAGCGCCCGGATCTGCGAGCGTCCGCATTCCACCGCGACCACGGCGATCGAGGCGCTGGACGCGGCGTACGGAGACGTCGAGTCCTCCCGGGCGCAGGGCTTCCAGCCCGACGGCTACGAGTCGGACCCGGTGCCGGGGGTCGGCCCGTACGACCACCATGTGCACACGGCGGCTCCGGACGAGGAGAAGGACGACGGGGCGAAGGGGCTCGCGGTCCTCTTCTGCGACCTCGACGGCTTCAAGTCCATCAATGACCGTTTCGGGCATCACACGGGGGACGCCGTGCTGATCGAGGTGGCCCGGCGGCTCACCACCTGTGTGCGCGACGGGGACACCGTCGCGCGGCTCGGGGGTGACGAATTCGTCGTGCTCGCGGACGGACTCGGCGCGGCGGACGCCGCCGACCTGGCCGTACGCCTGCGGAACGCCATCATCCCGCCGATCCGGGTGGACGGCAGAGCGGTCCGGGTCGGGGCGAGCTTCGGCATCGGATGGGCCGAGTGCGGCATGACGGTGGAAGAGGTCCTGCGCTCCGCGGACCAGCGGATGTACGTGGAGAAGCGGTCCCGGTCGAAGGTTCACCGCAGGGCCGGATGA
- a CDS encoding flavin reductase family protein, with translation MSNDEFRAALARLAAGVVLVTAQEPPLDEHGRGEDVGMTATAFMSVSLDPPLVMVSLRNDSRMDDLLAEQPLWAVSVLAGSQRHIAGRFAMKGRISDRLLFEDIPYVRGEVTNAPLVGGALATLECRTEQRVLAGDHTLVIGRVMTAALPSADGDPLTYFRGRYRQLD, from the coding sequence GTGAGCAACGACGAGTTCCGTGCCGCCCTCGCGCGGCTGGCCGCAGGAGTGGTGCTGGTCACCGCGCAGGAGCCACCGCTCGACGAGCACGGCCGGGGCGAGGACGTCGGGATGACGGCGACCGCCTTCATGTCGGTCTCCCTGGACCCGCCGCTGGTGATGGTGAGCCTGCGCAACGACTCCCGGATGGACGACCTGCTGGCGGAGCAGCCGCTCTGGGCCGTCTCCGTACTGGCGGGCAGCCAGCGGCACATCGCGGGCCGGTTCGCCATGAAGGGCCGGATCAGCGACCGGCTGCTCTTCGAGGACATCCCCTACGTCCGGGGAGAGGTGACGAACGCCCCCCTGGTCGGCGGAGCGCTGGCGACCCTGGAGTGCCGTACGGAGCAGCGCGTCCTGGCCGGTGACCACACGCTGGTGATCGGACGGGTGATGACGGCGGCCCTGCCGAGCGCGGACGGCGACCCGCTGACGTACTTCAGGGGGCGCTACCGCCAGCTGGACTGA
- the arfB gene encoding alternative ribosome rescue aminoacyl-tRNA hydrolase ArfB, whose amino-acid sequence MGVMSGPYVIRGSVSLPEAELMWRFSRSSGPGGQHVNTSDSQVELRFDLAATEALPEVWKARALERLAGRLVNGVVAVRASEHRSQWRNRETAAVRLASLLAEATAPPPKPRRKSRIPRGINERRLREKKQRGDTKRGRSGRDW is encoded by the coding sequence ATGGGTGTCATGTCCGGGCCCTATGTCATCCGCGGTTCGGTCTCCCTGCCGGAGGCCGAGCTCATGTGGCGTTTCTCGCGGTCCTCCGGGCCGGGCGGTCAGCACGTCAACACCAGCGACTCCCAGGTGGAGCTGCGCTTCGATCTGGCGGCGACCGAGGCGCTGCCCGAGGTGTGGAAGGCGCGGGCGCTGGAGCGGCTGGCGGGCCGGCTGGTCAACGGCGTGGTGGCGGTACGGGCCTCCGAGCACCGTTCCCAGTGGCGCAACCGTGAGACGGCCGCCGTACGGCTCGCCTCCCTGCTCGCCGAGGCCACGGCGCCGCCGCCCAAGCCGCGCCGCAAGAGCAGGATCCCGCGCGGGATCAATGAGCGCAGGCTGCGGGAGAAGAAGCAGCGCGGGGACACGAAGCGCGGGCGCTCGGGCCGCGACTGGTAG
- a CDS encoding TerD family protein: MAVSLSKGGNVSLTKEAPGLTAVTVGLGWDVRTTTGTDFDLDASAIAVNPAGKVVSDGHFVFFNNKSTPDQTIVHTGDNVTGQGEGDDEQINVNLAGLPADVDKIVFPVSIYDAENRSQNFGQVRNAFIRIINQAGGTEIARYDLSEDAATETAMVFGELYRNGAEWKFRAVGQGYASGLRGIAQDFGVNL, from the coding sequence ATGGCAGTAAGCCTGTCCAAGGGCGGCAACGTCTCGCTCACCAAGGAGGCACCGGGCCTTACCGCCGTCACGGTCGGCCTCGGCTGGGACGTCCGCACCACCACCGGCACCGACTTCGACCTCGACGCCTCGGCGATCGCGGTCAACCCGGCGGGGAAGGTCGTCTCCGACGGCCACTTCGTCTTCTTCAACAACAAGTCGACGCCGGACCAGACCATCGTCCACACCGGTGACAACGTCACGGGCCAGGGCGAGGGCGACGACGAGCAGATCAACGTCAACCTGGCGGGTCTGCCGGCCGACGTGGACAAGATCGTCTTCCCGGTCTCCATCTACGACGCCGAGAACCGCAGCCAGAATTTCGGCCAGGTCCGCAACGCGTTCATCCGCATCATCAACCAGGCCGGCGGCACCGAGATCGCCCGCTACGACCTGAGCGAGGACGCCGCCACCGAGACCGCCATGGTCTTCGGCGAGCTCTACCGCAACGGTGCCGAGTGGAAGTTCCGCGCCGTCGGCCAGGGCTACGCCTCCGGCCTGCGCGGTATCGCCCAGGACTTCGGCGTCAACCTCTGA
- a CDS encoding GNAT family N-acetyltransferase translates to MIIEPLGLGAGPHDIPGPLLTELTALYASNRAFQQLSGDFPDPDDIRPEQVAAALADELAHPDAEVLLARAEGALVGVAVTLAHHPDPADPDPWIGLLMVDAGQHRSGYGRQLARLVEDRFRAAGRDGVRIAVLENNPRALAYWTALGYEVIGHRPDRQLGRPCTILRTSLHPPKSTE, encoded by the coding sequence ATGATCATCGAACCGCTGGGTCTCGGCGCGGGGCCCCACGACATCCCCGGTCCGCTGCTCACCGAACTCACCGCGCTCTACGCGTCCAACCGGGCGTTCCAGCAGTTGAGCGGCGACTTCCCGGACCCGGACGACATCCGCCCCGAGCAGGTCGCCGCCGCACTCGCGGACGAACTGGCCCACCCCGACGCCGAGGTGCTGCTCGCCCGCGCGGAAGGCGCCCTCGTCGGCGTCGCCGTGACGCTCGCCCACCATCCGGACCCGGCCGACCCGGACCCGTGGATCGGGCTCCTGATGGTCGACGCCGGGCAGCACCGCTCCGGGTACGGGCGCCAGTTGGCCCGGCTCGTCGAGGACCGCTTCCGCGCGGCGGGGCGCGACGGCGTACGGATCGCGGTCCTGGAGAACAACCCCCGGGCGCTCGCCTACTGGACCGCGCTCGGCTACGAAGTCATCGGTCATCGGCCGGACCGTCAACTGGGCCGCCCCTGCACGATCCTGCGCACATCGCTGCACCCTCCCAAGTCCACCGAATAA